A portion of the Nitrososphaerales archaeon genome contains these proteins:
- the purH gene encoding bifunctional phosphoribosylaminoimidazolecarboxamide formyltransferase/IMP cyclohydrolase: protein MQDGIRPHAALVSVWDKSGLIPFAQTLHKNGVRILATSGTYKTLQEANVPCEKLEERLRYPEMLDGRVKTLQVEVFSAILAKREEDHLQQLKAYNIKPIDMVVCNFYPFERIASSSNVNIETLIENIDIGGPSLVRAAAKNYRYVIVVPDPKYYNQVAEELEKYGFISLSTRQRLAYSAFSIVAAYDIAIYRELKKYLNPNELFPEKFFISATKFEDAKYGENPHQRAAIYKLDGYTSMAEWEQLFGEQRSFNNYLDIGKAYEILKGFEHTPTAATVKHGNISGFAFAPTLAEAYTLAHECDPEADYGCATVVNRKVDVASAKLIGKNPGVEDKSVYTEILIAPDYDPEALEILKAKQKKKIRIIKYHEPSNYPYDVRVLEGVLLVQEPADYNKKLDRSKLTYPTKVKPDSETLEKLLAAWELVRKVPSNGIVIADGKVENGKLTYFWTYGVASFRKRNGAVKIALDNAGKRAKGAVAASDGFFPFRDSIDLLGEAGIKAVIQPGGSINDEKIIEAANEYNIAMVFTHERAFKH, encoded by the coding sequence ATGCAAGATGGAATCAGACCTCACGCAGCATTGGTCAGTGTATGGGATAAAAGTGGTTTGATACCATTCGCTCAAACTTTACATAAAAATGGTGTGAGAATTTTGGCAACATCAGGCACATATAAAACTCTACAAGAGGCAAATGTACCTTGTGAAAAGCTTGAGGAGCGGTTAAGATACCCAGAGATGCTAGATGGTAGAGTAAAGACTCTCCAAGTAGAGGTATTCTCCGCTATACTTGCAAAGAGAGAAGAAGATCATTTACAACAACTTAAAGCTTACAATATAAAGCCTATCGATATGGTAGTCTGTAACTTTTACCCATTTGAAAGAATAGCATCATCATCGAATGTTAATATTGAGACACTTATCGAGAATATCGATATCGGTGGACCATCTTTGGTGAGAGCGGCTGCAAAGAATTATCGATATGTGATAGTAGTGCCAGATCCAAAGTATTATAATCAAGTAGCTGAAGAGTTGGAGAAGTATGGCTTTATCTCTTTATCAACTAGGCAGAGACTTGCGTATTCAGCTTTTAGCATAGTCGCTGCTTATGATATAGCGATATATAGAGAGCTTAAGAAATATCTTAACCCGAATGAGTTATTCCCCGAGAAATTCTTTATATCGGCAACGAAGTTTGAGGATGCAAAGTATGGTGAAAATCCCCATCAAAGAGCAGCGATTTACAAATTAGATGGTTATACGAGCATGGCCGAATGGGAGCAATTATTCGGTGAGCAGAGATCTTTTAATAATTATTTAGATATAGGAAAGGCTTATGAGATTTTAAAGGGCTTTGAGCATACACCGACGGCAGCTACTGTAAAGCATGGGAATATCAGTGGTTTTGCATTCGCACCAACATTGGCAGAGGCTTATACATTAGCACATGAGTGCGATCCGGAGGCCGATTATGGTTGTGCAACGGTAGTGAATAGAAAGGTAGATGTTGCATCAGCCAAACTTATAGGGAAGAATCCTGGTGTTGAGGATAAATCTGTTTACACAGAGATACTCATAGCTCCTGATTATGACCCTGAAGCATTAGAGATATTAAAGGCGAAACAGAAGAAGAAGATTAGAATCATCAAATATCATGAACCTAGCAATTATCCGTATGATGTTCGAGTGTTGGAAGGTGTATTGTTGGTACAAGAGCCAGCAGATTATAATAAGAAGCTCGATCGATCGAAACTTACCTATCCGACTAAAGTAAAGCCTGATTCAGAAACATTAGAGAAGCTTTTAGCAGCTTGGGAATTGGTAAGAAAAGTACCATCGAATGGAATAGTTATCGCCGATGGTAAAGTTGAGAATGGTAAGCTCACGTACTTTTGGACATATGGTGTGGCCTCATTCAGAAAGAGGAATGGTGCGGTAAAGATCGCTCTGGATAATGCTGGTAAACGGGCTAAAGGAGCGGTCGCAGCATCGGATGGTTTCTTCCCATTTCGCGATAGTATCGATCTACTCGGAGAAGCGGGTATTAAAGCGGTAATTCAACCTGGTGGTTCAATAAACGATGAAAAGATAATCGAAGCTGCGAATGAGTATAACATAGCTATGGTATTCACACATGAAAGGGCTTTTAAACATTGA
- the purB gene encoding adenylosuccinate lyase: MSDKEFGYDDFLSVFTWRYGSEEMRKLFSELRYRALWRKIWVLLAEAQSRYGLVSSEELEDLKSKADERYIDLKRAHEIEKEIGHDVMAEIKAYAEQCPKGGGKIHLGATSMDIEDNADVLRIKDALNIILTRLVNCLDSYSKKIMEYKDLVCMGWTHLQPAEPTTLGYRLANYAQDIVFDIRLVEFLLKDFVKGKGIKGAVGTSASFKRLLEGIGRPMDMEEYVMSRLGLEATFITTQTYPRKLDYLVLSTLACIAQSVHKFAFDLRLLQSPNFGELSEPIREAQVGSTAMPFKRNPVRAERMCSLARYISTLPIVAFTNAANSLLERTLDDSANRRIIIPEAFLALDECLLIYNRILSDLRVYPFMIRKNLERYGPFAGTEAILMKLVERGEDRQKMHERIRSHAFRAWEEVMKGNKNPLAELLKGDEVISSKLSEKEIDDLLDPTAHVGDAVERCERFVKDIIEPIVMQYRDRLKERYEGPRF, from the coding sequence ATGAGCGATAAGGAATTCGGTTATGATGACTTCCTCTCGGTCTTTACATGGAGATATGGGAGTGAAGAGATGAGGAAGCTCTTCTCTGAATTGAGGTATAGGGCTTTATGGAGGAAGATATGGGTATTGTTGGCCGAGGCCCAATCACGCTATGGGTTGGTTTCGAGCGAAGAATTGGAGGATCTAAAGAGTAAAGCTGATGAAAGGTACATAGATCTAAAAAGGGCTCATGAAATTGAGAAGGAGATCGGGCACGATGTAATGGCTGAAATTAAAGCTTACGCAGAGCAATGTCCAAAAGGTGGAGGGAAGATTCACCTTGGTGCCACATCTATGGATATTGAGGATAATGCCGATGTTCTGAGGATCAAGGATGCGTTAAATATCATTCTGACGAGGTTGGTGAACTGCCTCGATTCTTACTCGAAGAAGATCATGGAGTATAAGGATTTAGTCTGTATGGGTTGGACTCACCTACAACCGGCGGAGCCCACAACCTTGGGCTATAGGTTGGCAAATTATGCCCAAGATATTGTATTCGATATTCGATTGGTAGAATTTTTACTCAAAGATTTTGTAAAAGGCAAGGGTATCAAAGGTGCTGTAGGTACTTCGGCGAGCTTTAAGAGGTTGTTAGAGGGTATCGGTAGGCCGATGGATATGGAGGAGTACGTGATGAGTAGATTGGGCTTGGAAGCGACATTCATAACCACTCAAACCTATCCAAGAAAGCTCGATTACCTTGTTCTATCGACATTGGCATGTATCGCGCAGAGTGTACACAAATTCGCCTTTGATTTAAGATTATTACAATCCCCGAACTTTGGTGAATTATCGGAACCGATCAGAGAGGCTCAAGTGGGGTCTACAGCGATGCCATTCAAGAGGAATCCTGTTAGGGCGGAGCGTATGTGCTCTCTAGCAAGGTACATCAGTACACTCCCGATAGTCGCCTTTACGAATGCAGCAAATAGCCTCCTTGAGAGGACCTTGGACGATTCTGCGAATAGAAGGATAATCATCCCAGAAGCCTTCTTAGCTCTAGATGAATGCCTTCTCATCTACAATAGGATTCTGTCCGATCTTCGAGTCTACCCATTTATGATAAGGAAGAATTTAGAGAGGTATGGTCCATTCGCTGGTACAGAGGCTATCCTGATGAAGCTCGTCGAAAGGGGGGAGGATAGGCAGAAGATGCATGAGAGGATTCGGAGTCACGCCTTTAGGGCATGGGAGGAGGTGATGAAGGGCAATAAAAACCCATTGGCCGAATTGTTAAAGGGTGATGAAGTCATTTCTTCAAAGCTTTCTGAAAAGGAGATCGATGATCTACTCGATCCTACCGCGCATGTTGGTGATGCTGTAGAAAGGTGTGAAAGGTTCGTGAAGGATATTATAGAGCCGATAGTGATGCAGTATAGGGATAGGCTGAAGGAAAGGTATGAAGGGCCCCGCTTCTAG
- the purM gene encoding phosphoribosylformylglycinamidine cyclo-ligase, whose protein sequence is MPSFTYADVGIDLTKIKGIHTLLASELRKTFRSREGKFGSVISEIGHYAGLVDIGGGKALALHVDGVGTKVLIAQMMNKFDTVGIDCVAMCVNDLICVGAEPFALIDYIALERADDRLVYELTLGLVKGAEEASVAIVGGETAVMPDVIKGVNGRGFDLAAMCCGILEKDRVVTGKELREGDVVLGVKSSGIHSNGLSLARKVLLGRYRVEDYLDELGRSLGEELLEPTYIYVKPTLKALKECEIHGMAHITGGAFSKLQRLVRGSGLGFNLDNMPKPPTIFSLIQREGKITEREMFRTFNMGIGFCICAPSKDVDSISNIYEREGFSVERIGKVDRVDGVFVKGIRVDD, encoded by the coding sequence ATGCCTAGCTTCACCTATGCCGATGTAGGTATAGATCTCACGAAGATCAAGGGTATTCATACATTACTGGCAAGCGAACTCCGTAAGACGTTCAGATCGAGAGAGGGGAAATTCGGGAGTGTCATCTCTGAGATAGGCCATTACGCGGGTTTGGTCGATATTGGAGGTGGGAAGGCTTTAGCCCTTCACGTAGATGGTGTCGGAACGAAGGTCTTAATCGCCCAGATGATGAATAAGTTTGATACGGTAGGTATCGATTGTGTAGCGATGTGTGTGAACGATCTGATCTGCGTGGGTGCAGAACCATTCGCACTGATCGATTATATCGCCTTAGAAAGGGCGGATGATCGGTTGGTTTACGAGTTGACCTTGGGTCTGGTAAAGGGTGCTGAGGAGGCTTCTGTAGCTATCGTAGGTGGTGAGACTGCAGTCATGCCCGATGTAATCAAAGGTGTGAATGGTAGAGGCTTCGATCTTGCCGCCATGTGCTGTGGGATTCTAGAGAAGGATAGGGTCGTTACGGGTAAGGAGTTGAGGGAGGGTGATGTGGTCTTGGGTGTAAAGAGTTCTGGTATACACTCCAACGGTTTATCACTTGCACGTAAAGTATTATTGGGAAGGTATAGAGTTGAGGATTATCTTGATGAATTGGGTAGGTCTCTGGGTGAAGAGTTACTGGAGCCTACTTACATCTACGTGAAGCCAACTCTGAAGGCTTTAAAGGAGTGTGAGATACACGGTATGGCACACATAACTGGCGGTGCCTTTTCGAAACTCCAGAGGTTGGTGAGGGGTTCAGGGTTGGGCTTTAATCTCGATAATATGCCAAAACCCCCAACAATCTTTTCTCTCATTCAAAGAGAAGGGAAAATTACTGAGCGGGAGATGTTCAGAACATTCAATATGGGTATTGGTTTCTGCATCTGTGCACCGTCAAAAGATGTGGATTCGATCTCAAACATCTACGAGCGGGAAGGATTCTCTGTAGAGAGGATCGGTAAAGTCGATAGAGTAGATGGGGTATTCGTCAAGGGTATAAGGGTTGATGACTAG
- the purC gene encoding phosphoribosylaminoimidazolesuccinocarboxamide synthase, translating into MEFKGRLIRKGKVKDIYEYSEDELLFFFTDRVSAFDVILPSMIPRKGEVLCKFAEYWFKTLGVKNHMVKVIGKNMMVVKKLNMIPIECIVRGYLYGSLYERVKEGLASVPIEPVLAAKLPQPIFDPTTKYEEKDVPITKDEILRRGWLNEDEYEEVVEKSMMIYSKIAEKADKAGFIVADLKLEFGKKDGEILLADSIGPDEFRLWPKDKYEVGRAQESYDKQPIRDWLIKIGYKAKLDEAVKNKKPLPEPPQLPESLIQETIGRYIIAYERITGLKFD; encoded by the coding sequence ATGGAGTTCAAAGGTAGATTGATCCGTAAAGGAAAAGTGAAAGACATATATGAGTATAGTGAAGATGAGCTTCTATTCTTCTTCACCGATAGGGTCTCCGCATTCGATGTAATACTACCATCTATGATACCGAGAAAAGGTGAAGTACTATGCAAGTTCGCCGAGTACTGGTTCAAGACTCTTGGTGTGAAGAATCACATGGTGAAGGTGATAGGCAAGAATATGATGGTTGTAAAGAAGTTGAATATGATCCCGATCGAATGTATAGTGAGGGGGTATCTGTATGGTAGCCTCTACGAGCGGGTGAAGGAGGGCTTAGCATCCGTACCTATCGAGCCAGTCTTGGCTGCCAAACTCCCTCAACCAATATTCGATCCCACCACAAAGTATGAAGAAAAGGATGTTCCTATAACGAAGGATGAGATACTGAGGAGGGGATGGTTGAATGAAGATGAATATGAGGAAGTGGTCGAGAAGAGTATGATGATCTATTCAAAGATCGCTGAAAAGGCCGATAAGGCTGGGTTCATCGTGGCCGATTTAAAGTTGGAGTTCGGTAAGAAGGATGGGGAGATACTCTTAGCAGATTCGATAGGCCCAGATGAGTTCAGACTTTGGCCGAAGGATAAATATGAAGTCGGTAGGGCTCAAGAGAGTTACGATAAGCAACCGATCCGAGACTGGTTGATAAAGATCGGTTATAAGGCAAAGTTGGATGAGGCTGTAAAGAATAAGAAGCCGCTACCAGAACCGCCCCAACTCCCCGAATCTTTGATTCAAGAGACCATAGGGCGATATATCATCGCCTATGAACGTATCACAGGTTTAAAGTTCGATTAA
- the purE gene encoding 5-(carboxyamino)imidazole ribonucleotide mutase codes for MKVAVISGSKSDQNIVDEVVQTLKEFSVEYETKILSAHRNHDELENYVKNSDADVFIGIAGLSAALPGFIASLTTKPVIGVPVSAKLGGLDSLLSIVQMPPRVPVACVGIDNGRNAALLAIQILAVHDKKLQEELILYRRRV; via the coding sequence ATGAAGGTAGCTGTAATTTCGGGTAGCAAATCGGATCAAAATATCGTAGATGAGGTGGTGCAGACTTTAAAGGAGTTCAGTGTAGAATATGAGACGAAGATTCTCTCTGCTCATAGAAATCATGATGAGCTAGAGAATTATGTAAAGAATTCTGATGCCGATGTATTCATCGGTATAGCCGGACTCTCCGCCGCTCTCCCCGGATTCATCGCCTCCCTCACTACAAAGCCCGTGATCGGTGTCCCCGTTTCGGCAAAGTTGGGTGGATTAGACTCTTTACTATCTATAGTTCAGATGCCTCCACGTGTACCAGTCGCTTGTGTAGGTATAGATAATGGTAGGAATGCAGCCCTTTTGGCCATTCAAATACTCGCAGTACATGACAAAAAACTTCAAGAAGAGCTGATCCTTTATAGGAGGAGGGTGTGA
- the purD gene encoding phosphoribosylamine--glycine ligase, with protein MGVGNGAREHIIAKKLAESKYRPKVYWVGELQNPGILRICKQSGGEYALCKTTDPEKVVTHALRWGVDFVFVGPEEPNFHGVPDICEKNGIPCIGASSKLAKIEMSKAELRRLQWKYDLKGKLLFKTFRTAEEASRYLEKYSETLTWLQNVALKPARQAGGRGVKVVDDRHIYLHDEKERFKKQHASWLESYMKSFSGIEDKILVEEKVWGPEYTLQCFTDGKVVKGMPLVQDNKNAHEFDIGTETGGMGSISGPGMTLPFITKDEYEESLKIVDSIVKAIQDEVGECYHGVVAGQMMITEVEGPTIIEMYSRFGDPEALNVLSTLKTDLIDICYGIIDGRLSSINIEFEDSVTVVKAVAPKGYPDFRDLAKNHPVIVDEEKIVNEGCEFYWGSADLKDDGSIVTGGSRVCEILCKSDRFEEASERIERCIAYIRLGDGWGLFHRSDIGSLELLARRMDVADRVRRLYRYRLEKGILGRRFDWLPGLGMVDPVATLKKSLMGESV; from the coding sequence ATGGGTGTGGGTAATGGTGCAAGGGAGCATATAATAGCGAAGAAGCTCGCTGAGAGTAAATATAGACCTAAAGTCTATTGGGTGGGTGAACTTCAAAACCCCGGCATATTAAGGATATGTAAGCAGAGTGGTGGTGAATATGCACTTTGTAAAACTACCGATCCTGAAAAAGTAGTCACACATGCGTTAAGATGGGGTGTCGATTTTGTATTCGTGGGTCCAGAAGAGCCGAATTTTCACGGTGTACCAGATATATGTGAAAAGAATGGTATACCATGTATAGGTGCGAGTAGCAAACTCGCTAAGATAGAGATGTCGAAGGCTGAGTTAAGAAGGTTACAATGGAAGTATGATTTAAAGGGTAAACTGTTGTTTAAGACTTTTCGAACGGCTGAAGAGGCTTCACGGTACTTGGAAAAGTACTCCGAGACCCTAACTTGGTTACAGAATGTCGCTTTAAAACCCGCCCGACAGGCTGGTGGTAGAGGTGTAAAGGTCGTGGATGATAGGCACATTTATCTGCATGATGAGAAGGAGAGGTTTAAGAAGCAACATGCGAGTTGGTTAGAGAGTTACATGAAGTCCTTCTCGGGAATCGAAGATAAAATTCTGGTTGAAGAGAAGGTTTGGGGGCCTGAATATACATTACAGTGCTTCACCGATGGTAAGGTTGTGAAGGGTATGCCCTTGGTACAAGATAACAAAAATGCACATGAATTTGATATAGGTACGGAGACTGGTGGTATGGGCTCGATCAGCGGGCCTGGCATGACACTCCCATTTATTACCAAAGATGAATATGAAGAATCATTAAAGATTGTAGATTCGATCGTAAAGGCTATTCAAGATGAAGTCGGTGAGTGTTACCATGGTGTTGTAGCTGGGCAGATGATGATCACCGAAGTAGAAGGTCCTACGATCATCGAAATGTACTCAAGGTTTGGGGATCCGGAGGCCCTAAATGTACTATCTACTTTGAAGACCGATCTGATAGACATCTGTTATGGCATCATCGATGGTAGGTTAAGCAGCATAAATATCGAATTTGAGGATTCTGTAACTGTCGTGAAGGCTGTAGCACCTAAGGGTTATCCGGATTTTCGAGATCTGGCGAAGAACCATCCTGTAATCGTGGATGAAGAGAAGATCGTTAATGAGGGTTGTGAGTTTTACTGGGGATCGGCAGATCTGAAGGATGATGGCAGTATAGTTACGGGTGGTTCTAGGGTATGTGAGATATTATGCAAATCAGACCGATTTGAGGAGGCTAGTGAACGTATCGAAAGGTGCATTGCTTACATTAGGCTCGGTGATGGCTGGGGTCTATTTCACAGGAGCGATATCGGTTCTTTAGAATTGTTAGCAAGGAGGATGGATGTGGCAGACCGTGTAAGAAGGCTTTACCGTTATAGGTTGGAGAAAGGTATATTAGGTAGACGGTTCGATTGGTTACCTGGTCTCGGCATGGTAGACCCTGTAGCTACTTTGAAGAAGAGCTTGATGGGTGAATCGGTATGA
- a CDS encoding amidophosphoribosyltransferase has product MHIYRDIYKHIPIFGSLMPGIIGFYPFGEGRENWNACRFLYYGLNALQHRGQESTGLSSLGKDRLLSTINDDVMVEDFFKEKAGSLKEGHIAIGQTSPIKGDGVIYVKEPVELVCVGDGKPDLHPDKVTAFKIFSEKLSQMIYKCGDTLEATKSIIREVHGGYSFIVLTKNEEMICGRDIHGVKPLEIGAIGFDIGIVASETAALDVMGAEHTGSVNPGEVVIFDPLSIRRERCGEPNRKYCSFEYIYLARLDSYLNGISVSKVRENIGRALARERPIQANVVIGIPETALAFAMAYSEEARIPTRIGFVRTGRYTRSAIRPTQLERLTGVQLKLNPVRYSVDNKDVILIDDSVVRGNTLKSTVLDLKRKGAKRVHVKIGSPALVAPCPYGTEVPPRDELIGGNLSEEEISYVIGADSFSFLPISKLVECIGLKESELCMKCFGVDWEVK; this is encoded by the coding sequence ATGCACATTTATAGAGATATTTATAAGCATATTCCAATCTTTGGAAGTTTGATGCCAGGTATTATAGGGTTTTACCCATTCGGTGAAGGTAGAGAAAATTGGAATGCATGCCGTTTCCTCTACTACGGTTTAAATGCATTACAACACCGTGGACAAGAGTCTACGGGGTTATCATCCCTCGGTAAAGATAGGTTATTGAGTACGATCAACGATGATGTGATGGTCGAAGATTTCTTCAAAGAGAAGGCTGGATCTCTGAAGGAAGGTCATATAGCTATCGGCCAAACATCACCGATCAAAGGTGATGGTGTAATCTATGTAAAAGAACCTGTCGAGCTCGTCTGTGTAGGTGATGGGAAGCCGGACCTTCATCCGGATAAAGTTACCGCCTTTAAAATATTCTCCGAGAAACTTTCACAGATGATCTATAAGTGTGGAGATACGTTGGAGGCTACAAAGAGCATCATAAGAGAGGTCCATGGTGGCTATTCATTCATAGTCCTTACAAAGAATGAAGAAATGATCTGTGGTAGAGATATTCATGGAGTAAAGCCCTTAGAGATCGGTGCCATAGGTTTCGATATAGGCATAGTCGCTTCCGAGACCGCTGCCCTCGATGTGATGGGTGCTGAGCATACCGGTAGTGTGAATCCCGGTGAAGTCGTCATCTTCGACCCTCTGAGTATAAGGAGAGAGCGATGTGGTGAGCCGAATAGAAAGTACTGTAGCTTCGAGTATATCTACCTTGCCCGTCTAGACTCTTACTTGAACGGAATCTCCGTCTCTAAAGTAAGAGAGAATATTGGAAGGGCCTTGGCGAGAGAAAGGCCAATTCAAGCTAATGTAGTAATAGGCATACCAGAAACCGCGTTGGCCTTTGCGATGGCGTATTCAGAAGAAGCAAGGATACCCACGAGGATAGGGTTTGTTAGGACTGGTAGGTATACTCGAAGTGCCATCAGACCCACACAATTGGAAAGGCTTACCGGTGTTCAATTGAAGTTGAACCCTGTTCGATACTCCGTAGATAATAAAGATGTAATATTGATCGATGATAGTGTTGTAAGAGGAAATACACTAAAAAGTACTGTGTTAGATTTGAAGAGGAAGGGTGCAAAAAGGGTACATGTGAAGATTGGGAGCCCTGCTCTCGTAGCACCGTGCCCTTACGGTACAGAAGTCCCGCCCCGTGATGAACTGATCGGCGGGAATTTGAGCGAAGAAGAGATTTCTTATGTAATAGGTGCCGATAGCTTTTCTTTTCTTCCTATCTCTAAACTGGTGGAGTGTATCGGTTTAAAGGAGAGCGAGTTATGTATGAAGTGTTTTGGCGTAGATTGGGAGGTTAAGTAG
- the folD gene encoding bifunctional methylenetetrahydrofolate dehydrogenase/methenyltetrahydrofolate cyclohydrolase FolD: MTGIIMDGKALAEEVKARVRIEVNRSIKDGIRPTLATILVGDDPASISYVKAKHKSCEDVGIRSQNYHLPKESSEDDILRLIESLNKAKDIHGILVQLPLPSHIDPYKVIEKIDPVKDVDGLHPENLGKLFHKKGDLIPCTPKGIMALLKKYNIEVRGKNAVIVNRSNLVGKPLYHLLVNDDATVTICHTKTRNIVEHMRNADILVTAVGRRPEFVVTSDMVKEGAIVIDVGMNRIEGKLCGDVDFNSVIEKVSYITPVPGGVGPMTVAMLLENTLIAMNLQTRKGF, translated from the coding sequence ATGACCGGAATAATTATGGATGGTAAAGCACTGGCTGAGGAGGTCAAGGCGAGGGTAAGAATTGAAGTTAACAGATCGATCAAAGATGGTATTAGGCCGACACTCGCAACTATACTCGTAGGTGATGATCCTGCCTCAATATCTTACGTTAAAGCGAAGCATAAAAGTTGTGAAGATGTGGGAATTCGTTCTCAAAATTACCACCTTCCTAAGGAGAGTAGTGAGGATGATATCTTAAGGCTTATAGAGAGTTTGAATAAAGCGAAGGATATCCATGGCATATTGGTTCAATTGCCTTTACCTTCACATATCGATCCATACAAAGTCATTGAGAAGATAGATCCAGTAAAGGATGTTGATGGTCTGCACCCTGAGAATTTAGGGAAGCTATTCCATAAGAAGGGTGATTTAATACCTTGTACACCCAAAGGTATAATGGCCCTGCTCAAGAAGTATAATATAGAAGTAAGAGGGAAGAATGCGGTCATCGTAAATAGGAGTAATCTGGTCGGTAAGCCTCTCTACCATCTTCTTGTAAATGATGATGCTACAGTTACCATATGCCATACGAAGACACGGAATATTGTGGAGCATATGAGAAATGCAGATATTTTGGTAACCGCTGTAGGTCGTAGACCCGAATTCGTAGTTACTAGTGATATGGTAAAAGAGGGTGCGATAGTGATAGATGTGGGTATGAATCGTATCGAAGGTAAATTGTGTGGTGATGTAGATTTTAACTCCGTCATTGAGAAGGTTTCGTACATCACCCCAGTCCCCGGAGGAGTAGGGCCTATGACCGTTGCTATGCTTCTCGAAAATACTTTGATCGCCATGAATTTACAGACCAGAAAGGGGTTTTAA
- the purN gene encoding phosphoribosylglycinamide formyltransferase, with protein MVVNIGILVSGRGSNMEAILKAVKEGRIKNCEVKVVISSRKDARALEIAKAYGVKALAIEEVGFKDRVEYDREIIKHLIEHGVTPENGLVLLAGYMKILSQEFVNKFRWRIMNIHPSLLPSFPGLHAQKQALEYGVKVSGCTVHFVDENLDAGPIILQASVPVKEDDTVESLSNRILELEHRLYPEAVRLFVEGKLRIEGRRVRILE; from the coding sequence ATGGTAGTCAATATCGGAATTTTGGTTTCCGGTAGAGGTTCGAATATGGAGGCGATTTTAAAGGCTGTAAAGGAAGGGAGGATTAAGAATTGTGAGGTAAAGGTTGTGATCAGCAGTAGGAAGGATGCCAGAGCTCTTGAAATTGCAAAGGCTTATGGTGTGAAAGCTTTAGCTATAGAAGAAGTCGGTTTTAAAGATAGGGTAGAGTATGACCGTGAAATCATTAAGCATCTTATTGAGCACGGTGTAACTCCTGAAAATGGCCTAGTACTCTTAGCAGGTTATATGAAGATACTGAGCCAAGAATTCGTCAATAAATTCAGATGGAGGATCATGAATATTCATCCCTCTCTACTCCCTTCATTCCCTGGCCTACATGCGCAGAAGCAAGCTCTAGAGTATGGGGTTAAGGTATCTGGCTGTACGGTGCACTTTGTGGATGAAAATCTGGATGCAGGCCCGATAATTCTACAGGCGTCTGTACCAGTAAAGGAGGACGATACTGTAGAGAGCTTATCGAATAGAATCTTGGAGTTGGAACATAGATTATACCCTGAAGCGGTGAGGTTGTTCGTCGAAGGTAAGTTAAGGATTGAAGGTAGAAGGGTGAGGATTCTGGAATGA